A genomic segment from Geitlerinema sp. PCC 7407 encodes:
- a CDS encoding carbon dioxide-concentrating mechanism protein CcmK, with amino-acid sequence MPIAVGMIETKGFPAVVEAADAMVKAARVTLVGYEKIGSGRVTVIVRGDVSEVQASVAAGIESAKRVNGGEVLSTHIIARPHENLEYVLPIRYTEEVEQFRT; translated from the coding sequence ATGCCGATTGCGGTTGGAATGATTGAAACGAAGGGATTCCCTGCGGTTGTGGAAGCAGCTGACGCGATGGTGAAGGCCGCTCGCGTGACCCTGGTGGGCTACGAGAAAATCGGCAGCGGCCGCGTGACAGTGATTGTCCGGGGCGATGTGTCTGAAGTACAAGCCTCTGTGGCTGCTGGTATTGAATCTGCTAAGCGTGTCAACGGCGGTGAAGTGCTCTCTACTCACATCATTGCTCGTCCCCACGAGAACCTGGAATACGTTCTGCCTATTCGCTACACCGAAGAAGTAGAGCAGTTCCGGACCTGA